ATAAGACATATACCACATActtgttatattaaaaaaaaaaagatatactATATGatgtgtgaggatgataaatagaattattatctCCAAATTATTTCAAAGAAGTTGCTATCCAACTCTCTATACACACACCACAcgcattttaaattttttttatttccattaaactaattaaattcttctatttataatctttacaccacatattaaaatatttttttatttaatgatttagaAATAGATTATTAcggtattgttatttttttctatttttaaaaatatttaaaaaatatttttaaaaaaaaaagtacaatttgaacTGGAAAACACTGCTCATAGACCAGCAGCCGACCAGACCGGCGTCTAATAGGGCTCACGTGTATACCGTAGCATCAGACACCAAAGACAACTTACGACAAGTGTCGTTCTATGATTGgccttatatttatttttattccataCGCGCCCAAGAAACACCCCCCCGCCCCACCGAGCAGCCTACAACACCCAGAAcgccgctctctctctctctctccctctccccgaAGCTATGGAGGCCTTCCGGTTCTCACCTTGCCAGTCATCTCTTCTCCGCCCTAAGCGTTTGGATTTGGCCCCGCATACCTTCATTGGGATCCACAACAACAGAAGGGACTTCGCCGTCAAGACATACATTGCCGCCACGCTATCCGAACCTGCGGCGTCGATTTCCTCAACGGCCGTTACCTCCCGCGACAACCCGTTACACATCTCCACCCAACCCTCCTCCCCTTCTCCGAAAATCAAAGTCTCTCCCAATTCCCTGCAGTACCCGGCCGGGTTCCTCGGGGCCGCCATATCGGACCGTGCGGTTCCCAATGTCGGTGAAGGTGACAATATTACCGACGCTATGGGCTACCTGACAAACATACTCTCGTCCAAGGTCTATGACGTGGCCATCGAATCACCGTTGCAACTTGCGCCCAAGCTCTCGGAGCGTCTTGGCGTCACGATTTTGCTCAAGCGGGAGGATTTACAGCCTGTAGGTTTTttgtttagtttctttttttaattttgatcccTTTCTGTGTGCTTTCTTTCTGTGAATTTTAGAGCTGGATTGGGAATAATGTCCACAAAATTCGATTTTTTATTGCATATTACTGGGTTGATTCTTCAAGTGTGGCATATATTTATGCGTATTGTAAAAATTTCTGCATTTTCTCTTTGGAAGGAACCCACTTTGTAAGTTATGATTCAATTTCATGCACATAcgtttattatctatatatatgatggACAGAGTTTGCTGTGGATGGAAATATATTGATTATGTAACtggattatttatttgattaaattcAAGCAGGTGCTGACTATGATTTACGGGAGCAGTGCGTATAAATCCTGTAGGTTAcatatgatattttcttttatttttattcgtcGTCTTTTGGCAAATGTTCCATTGCCTATATGGTGAAGCGTGGTTGCTAACTTGGGTTCCGAGTTTGAAATagaaattttgtttgtttaacaTGCCAGAAAGAATTTGAAACAATCAGAAGGCAGTTGCTTCCTGCgttctaacttttttttcagCAGTATGGGCTAGTTGTGTGTTTGACTTGGGAATGCAGATCACTCAAAGTCTCAATACTCACGGTTTGTTCGCACTGGTTTTGTAGGTTTTCTCTTTCAAGCTGCGTGGAGCTTACAATATGATGGCAAAAATCCCAAAAGAACAGTTGGATAGAGGGGTTATCTGCTCATCAGCAGGAAATCATGCTCAAGGGGTTGCATTAGCTGCCAAGAGACTTGGTTGCAATGCTGTGATTGTTATGCCCGTCACGACACCAGAAATCAAGGTGCATTTTAAATTATGTGGCTTTTTACGGTTGCGTCAGAAGAAAAGAGTCCTAGCTGTTGCTCAAACGTTGTTACCTCCCCTCATAAGAACAATCCAGAGGGTCTAGTCATGAGTGCAAAACTCACGCTGGGTGCATATGCAATTTATCAGTAGAAAAAAGGTTAATTAATTGAGTTATGGGTTTCTTCATTTTACAGTGGCAATCAGTTGAGAGGCTGGGTGCAACAGTTGTTCTTGTGGGGGATTCTTATGATGAGGCACAAACATATGCCAAAAAGCGGGCCAAAGAGGAGGACCGTACATTCGTACCTCCTTTTGATCATCCAGATGTCATCATGGGGCAGGGAACCGTTGGAATGGAAATTGTACGACAAATGAAAGGTCATTTGCATGCAATCTTTGTGCCTGTTGGGGGTGGTGGGCTAATAGCTGGTATTGCTGCTTATGTTAAGAGGGTTTCTCCCGAGGTATATTCATTATTGTTTAAGAATTCCTGTgcggtgtttttttttaacaagaatgCAGTGttagttttaagttttatttggtATATTTTAaggtaattatattttttgagccaataattatatcttttaacaaaaaaaaaatttgagccAATCCCAGACTAACATTTTTCTGTTGTCCTTAAATGATATTGGTACTGAATCTAGTTTCTATATTAATGGTTTTGAGGCAAGTGCATGGGTTCTAGGGGCTTCAAAAAgtcttaacaattttttttttcctttgttcttcTTTCCTTTCTGTCTGATGTTGCATTTGCTTTACGTGTTTCTTAATACATAATGCAATCCATCAAGGATAATTTTCTGCTATACTTTATACAGGTAAAGATTATCGGGGTGGAGCCCTCTGATGCGAATGCAATGGCACTGTCTTTACATCATGGTCAAAGAGTGATGTTGGACCAAGTTGGAGGTTTTGCAGATGGGGTAGCTGTCAAAGAAGTTGGCGAAGAAACCTTCCGCATATGCCAGGATCTGGTAGATGGTGTAGTCCTTGTAAGCCGTGATGCTATATGTGCCTCAATAAAGGTGAGGCTAGTTTCTTGGTTTGATGTTTGTGGACAACCTCCTTTGTTTCAAAGTAAGATTTATGCGTCAGTGTGTGTAaataaaactgtctgattcaaCAGTATTTCCTTGGAGAGTTTGAACCCTCCAAATAATGCAGATTAAACGCTTATAATATCATTGCTGATGTTGCAGGACATGTTTGAGGAGAAAAGAAGCATTTTAGAACCAGCAGGTGCACTTGCTCTTGCTGGAGCTGAAGCATATTGCAAGTATTATGGTCTCAAGGGGGAAAATGTTGTAGCAATAACTAGTGGAGCAAACATGAATTTCGATAAACTGAGGGTGGTGACTGAACTAGCTAATGTAGGTCGGCAACAAGAGGCTGTGCTTGCAACTGTTATGCCGGAAGAGCCTGGAAGTTTCAAATGCTTTTGTGAACTGGTAGGTCAATATAGcttcaaatcaactttttttGCAGATCAGCTTTCTTGTCCATGGCATGTAATGAATGGTTGAGTTGGCAGGTGGGATCAATGAATATCACTGAATTCAAATATAGGTGTAACTCTGATAAAGAGGCAATTGTTCTATACAGGTAAAGCGCTTGTCAATCCGTATTAGTTATAAACATATGCAGTATCTTTTCTGCTgatgtttgtttctttttttgttgagtAAGTTTGTGTTCAATAGAGTACTAAACTTCTACTGGTGTCCATCTTTTGGAATTTGGGGACATTTTTGGTTTGGATATCGTCAACAGTTTAGAAGTTCCTTTATTTAGGATTTATGAGAGATGATTAAGTGATCAGTAATAACTTCAGAAGCTAGAAAATCTGATTATTCCTTTTGATATTGTGTGCAGTGTTGGCGTTCACACGGTTTCTGAACTCGAAGCACTGCAGAGGCGGATGGAATCTTCTCAACTCATAACGTACAATCTCACAAATAGTGACTTGGTTAAAGATCATTTGCGTTATTTGGTAAATATATTCTCTGAATGGATGTTGTTTTTTCAGTTTTGGGTTtgaaatctttaatttattttatgaatcaTGCATAGTTCTTTGACACGTTTCTTACAGTGTGAAAGTATTGGTGCAGTGACATATCTTACCATTGAACAAAAAGACATGAACTTTACTGCAGGCTTAGAAAATCTTTCCAAATGGATGGTTCTAATCATAAAGTTGACATATTTCCACCGttccaaagaagaagaaatattaaTACTTAGGTCCATTTCCAGTTGGAACTTTAACTGTTGGATGAGAAACAAGTGCCCCTTTTCCCTTCTATGAGACGCATGTGCATCATTCACTGGTTCCAACATATACTAGATTTAAGCAATTCCCTCCCCCATATTATTATCTGGTTGTAGCTGTGCATGATAACACCTAGATTAACCCATTTTGGATCTCTTTCAGATGGGAGGCAGATCAAATGTTCAAAATGAGGTTCTTTGTCGGTTTGTATTTCCGGAGAGGCCTGGTGCTCTAATGAAATTCTTGGATTCTTTTAGTCCACGCTGGAATATAAGTTTGTTCCATTACCGTGGAGAGGTTAGTATAAAAAACCAACTGTTCCTAAACTTCCTGGTTTATAGG
This genomic interval from Juglans regia cultivar Chandler chromosome 3, Walnut 2.0, whole genome shotgun sequence contains the following:
- the LOC109008462 gene encoding threonine dehydratase biosynthetic, chloroplastic → MEAFRFSPCQSSLLRPKRLDLAPHTFIGIHNNRRDFAVKTYIAATLSEPAASISSTAVTSRDNPLHISTQPSSPSPKIKVSPNSLQYPAGFLGAAISDRAVPNVGEGDNITDAMGYLTNILSSKVYDVAIESPLQLAPKLSERLGVTILLKREDLQPVFSFKLRGAYNMMAKIPKEQLDRGVICSSAGNHAQGVALAAKRLGCNAVIVMPVTTPEIKWQSVERLGATVVLVGDSYDEAQTYAKKRAKEEDRTFVPPFDHPDVIMGQGTVGMEIVRQMKGHLHAIFVPVGGGGLIAGIAAYVKRVSPEVKIIGVEPSDANAMALSLHHGQRVMLDQVGGFADGVAVKEVGEETFRICQDLVDGVVLVSRDAICASIKDMFEEKRSILEPAGALALAGAEAYCKYYGLKGENVVAITSGANMNFDKLRVVTELANVGRQQEAVLATVMPEEPGSFKCFCELVGSMNITEFKYRCNSDKEAIVLYSVGVHTVSELEALQRRMESSQLITYNLTNSDLVKDHLRYLMGGRSNVQNEVLCRFVFPERPGALMKFLDSFSPRWNISLFHYRGEGETGANVLVGMQIESCEMDEFHDRADNLGFDYVVVNNDKDFQLLMHSVEPTL